The stretch of DNA GTTGTCAATCTGCTCACCCTCGCGCATTCGCCTCGCGGCCTCGCTCAGGGCGAAAAAGAGAATACACCCCCGCACCAAAACTGTCAACACCCCCCGAAGCTCGCTCGAGGAGGTGTGTTTTTCGCCGCCGAACACTCAGAGCGCGGGCAACCTCCAGACGTGCCACATGGCGTCCACACGCCGCTTGACCTCGTCGGTCATCACGATCTTGTCCGGCCACACCCGCTCAAACCCCTCGTCGGCGCGCTTGGGCGTGCCGTCCCACACCAGTCGCCCCTCGAGGACGCGCACGTCGCGCTCCGGATCGACGTTGTTGAGAATGGTCCACCACACGTCCTGATCGTCGTTCACGTCGGTCTGCTCGTCCACCAGCAGGATGTGCCGCATGCCGGCAGCGGCCGGGTGCCGGGCGAGGGCTTCGCCCAGTTCGCGCCCCTGCCCGGCGCGGGTCTTGTTCACCGAAACGAACCAGTAGCCCGCCGACGTCTGGCGCTGCGCCACGACACCCTCGAGCGCGGGAAGGTCGGACTGCGGCGCGGGGATAAACTCTGCCGCGCCCGCTCTGGGGCCCTCCTCGAGGTGCTTGGTGGTCGCGTCAATGATCAGTTTGCCGCCGTAGCTCCACTGGCGGCTCGAGTGGTCGAGCACGTCGATGGGGCCGCGGCTGGTGAGGGTATCGCGTCCGGGAAGGGCTTTCTCGCTCACCTCGCGCCAGACCCGCTCGAAGTCGCTGACCGGCACGTCCTCGTCCACCACCACGATCACCTTGGCAAACATCATCTGCCCCAGGCCGAACAGGCCGTTGGCGACCTTGTAGGCCTGCCCCGGATAGGTCTTCTTGATCGAGACGAACACCAGGTTGTGCGCCACCCCGGCAGGGGGCATGGCGTAATCCACGATCTCGGGCAAGATCAACTGTGCGGCGGCCAGGAACAGCCGCTCGGAAGCCTCGATCAGGTAGGCGTCCTCCATGGGCGGGCGGCCCACGATGGTGGCCGGGTAAACCGGGTCACGGCGCATGGTGATGGCGGTGACGTGAAAAACCGGGTACTTGTCCACCGGGGTGTAAAAGCCGGTGTGGTCCCCGAACGGTCCCTCGTCCACCCACTCCTCCTGCGGGTCCACGTAGCCCTCGAGGATGAACTCGGCGTTGGCGGGCACCTCGAGGTCCACGGTCACGCCCCTCACCACCGGCTGGCGCTCGCCGCGCAGGTAACCGGTCAGGGCATACTCGCTGAGGCCCGGCACCGGCGGCAGCGGCGCGGTCGCGGCGTAGATCAGCGCGGGGTCGCCGCCCAGGGCCACGGCCACCTCGAGCTTCTGGCCCAGCCTGGCGGCACTCTCGAGGTGCCTTGCCCCGGTTTTGTGCCGCTGCCAGTGCATGCCGGTGGTGTTTTTTGACATCACCTGCATGCGGTACATGCCCATGTTGTAGTCGCCGCTGATGGGATCACGGGTAATGACCAGCGGCAGGGTCACGAAGGGACCGCCGTCCTGAGGCCAGCAGTGCAAGATGGGCAGCCTGGAGAGGTCCACCTCGTCGCCGCGCCACACCACCTGCTGTACCGGGGCGCGCGCAACGCGGCGCGGCGGCAGGCTGGCCAGCTCTTTGAGCTTGGGCAAGTTGGCCGCCATGCCCATCAGGCCGCCGCCCAGCTTGACGTCGAGCAGGCTGCGTACCCGGTCGGCGACCGCATCGAGGCTGGCGGCCCGCAGCGCCATCGCCATGCGGCGGCGCGTGCCCATCAGGCCGATGACCAGCGGAAAGTCGCTGCCCGTAACGTTCTCGAACAGCACGGCAGGACCATCTTTTTTAACCAGACGGTCGGCGATTTCGGTGATCTCGAGGTGGCGGCTGACCGGTTCGCTGACGCGCACCAGTTCGCCTTCACGCTCGAGCTGAGCGATGAAACCCTGCAGGTCGGAAAAGGCCATGCGTCCAGTTTAGGCTGCAGGCCACGGCGAACCGTAGGGACAAAGGGGTTTTCCGGAGCCCGGGCAGTAGCATGAACCATGCTTGCGCTGCCCCTGCTGAAATCCCACAGCCGCCCCGGCCTGGAACTGCGTCCGCTCGAGGAGCACGACGCGGCACCGCTGGCCCTGTTGATCGAGCGTAACCGCGAGCACCTGCGGACCTGGCTGGGCTGGCTCGACGGCGAGTGGAACCCCGAGCGCCTGCGAATGCAAATCCGCGCGGGCCGCCGCCGCTCGCTCGAGGGGCACGGGCTGGAGCTGGCGATCTGGTTCGAGCAGCGCCTGATCGGACGCATTTCCTTTAACGAGATTCACGCCCATCACCGCCGCGCCTCGGTGGGTTACTGGGTGGACCGCGACGCCGAGGGGCGCGGGCTGGTGACCGCCGCCTGCCGCCTGCTGGTGCACTACGGTTTTACGGAGTTGCAGCTCGAGCGCATCGAGATCCGCTGCGCGGCGGGCAATCTGCGCAGTCAGGGGGTGCCCAAGCGCCTGGGCTTTCAGCTCGAGGGGGTGCTGCGCCACAACGAACGGCTGTACGACCGTTACGTGGACCACGTGGTTTTCTCGATGCGGCGCGAGGAGTGGGCGCAGGCACCGGGCACCTTGCGCCCCTGAGGCTTTCACCGGGGACGCTTTGAAGGGCGCACCAGAAGAAGGGCACCTAGAGGTGCCCCTTTTCGTCTTTCCGGACGGCTGACCGCAAAAATCAGTAGATGTACTTCTGCCAGGTGGGCTGCCACTCGGACGCGTGCCCGTAGGCGTACAGCCCGAACGACGGGGCCTTGGGGGGAACGCGCAGACGAAACCCGATCTCCTCGGGGGTCTTGTTGCCCTTGCGCTGGTTGCAGCTGCGGCAAGCGACCACGACGTTCTCCCAGATGTGGCGTCCGCCGCGCGAGCGGGGCAGGACGTGGTCCAAGGTCAGGTCCTGCCGCGACCCACAGTACTGGCAGGTATAAAAATCACGGCGCATCACGTTGCGCCGGCTGAAAGGAATCGGATGGACCCGCGGCCGTCTGATGTACCGCTTAAGCCGGATAACGCTGGGCACGGGCATCACCGTGCTGGGTGAGCGGACGACGTCGTCGCTGTTTTCGATGACTTCAGCGATGCCGTACATCATCAGCGTGATCGCGCGCTTGACCGAGCAGACGTGCAGCGGCTCGTACGAGACGTTCAGAACCAACACCCGCGGTTGGTTCAGGTTGACGGCTCGTGCCAGCGCGGGCTGGCTCTGCGTTACGGTTTCAGGCTCCACAAGCCCTATTTTACGACAAAACCGTGATGAAACCGTTTGCTTTTGCGCTTAATAAAACTTTAGGCCCGCTGGCTTAGTTACGGCAGCGGGCCTGTCCATGTGAGCGCGGCTTCTTAATATCATCAGCGCATTCTGACTCAGGAAAGTCCCTTTCGTCAGCGCAGCATCAGCCTGTCAAGATCAGGCGGCTCCGTAAAACTATGCAGTGCCGGTCAGGGATTCAGCGCGGCCGTATGCACGAAGCCGATCACACCGTCGGCGATGTACTGAATTGCCAGCGCGCCCAGCAGCACGCCCAGCACCCGGGTCACCACGTTCACACCGGTCAGGCCGATCACCCGGGCGATCTGACCCGCAGCCCGCAAGGCCACATAGCACAGCACCAACACCCCGAACGTCACCAGCAGCACCGCCGCCAGGTCGAGCGCCCGCCCGCGCGCCTCGGAGGCCAGAATCATCACGCTGGCCAGCGTTCCGGGGCCGGCGATCAGGGGAATGGCAATCGGAAACACCGAGATGTCCTGCCGGTCCTGGGCTTCTTGTTCCTCGGCAGGGGTCTCCTTGGCACCGCTCTGACGCGCGAACACCATGTCCAGCGCGATCAGGAACAGCAGCACGCCGCCCGCCACCCGGAAAGCCTCGAGGCTGATGCCGAGGTGCTCGAGCAGCGCCCGTCCGAACAGCGCGAACATCAAGATGATGCCACCGGCGACCAGCGTGGCCTTAAGGGCGATGGCGCGGCGCTCGAAAGCCGGTCGGCTGCCGGCCAAGCCGATAAAGATCGGAGCGAGACCGATGGGGTCCATGACCACGAACATGGTCAGGAAAGTCTGGGTGATGATCGCTAGCATGAAACCCGCCTCAGGCCTTTCTGGGGAGAAGCTCGGGACAAAACGGTCCGCGCAAACGGCCCGGGTGTTACGACAGCATCAGCGCGTGCAGTTCCTCGAGCAGCGCCTCACCTTCGGCCACGCTGCGGGCCACCATGATGATGGTATCCTGCCCGGCTAAGGTGCCCACGATGTCATCGCGCTGCAGTTTGTCGATCAGGTAGGCCACACCGGTGGCGTGCCCTTCGGCGGTCTTGATCACGATCATGTTCTCGCCCCGGTCCACGTCGCGCACGAACGAGCGGAACAGGCGGCGCAACTCGTCGGCCACGTCGGTCTCGCTGGTCACCTGGGCCAGCGAGTAGCGATGCTTGCTCTTGCCGATCGGGAGGCGTACCAGCCGCAGTTCGTTGATGTCCCGCGACACGGTCGCCTGCG from Deinobacterium chartae encodes:
- the argR gene encoding arginine repressor translates to MLTKEQRQKRIQEIVAKENVSTQSELVRRLNAEGIKVTQATVSRDINELRLVRLPIGKSKHRYSLAQVTSETDVADELRRLFRSFVRDVDRGENMIVIKTAEGHATGVAYLIDKLQRDDIVGTLAGQDTIIMVARSVAEGEALLEELHALMLS
- a CDS encoding MarC family protein, which gives rise to MLAIITQTFLTMFVVMDPIGLAPIFIGLAGSRPAFERRAIALKATLVAGGIILMFALFGRALLEHLGISLEAFRVAGGVLLFLIALDMVFARQSGAKETPAEEQEAQDRQDISVFPIAIPLIAGPGTLASVMILASEARGRALDLAAVLLVTFGVLVLCYVALRAAGQIARVIGLTGVNVVTRVLGVLLGALAIQYIADGVIGFVHTAALNP
- a CDS encoding HNH endonuclease, encoding MGLVEPETVTQSQPALARAVNLNQPRVLVLNVSYEPLHVCSVKRAITLMMYGIAEVIENSDDVVRSPSTVMPVPSVIRLKRYIRRPRVHPIPFSRRNVMRRDFYTCQYCGSRQDLTLDHVLPRSRGGRHIWENVVVACRSCNQRKGNKTPEEIGFRLRVPPKAPSFGLYAYGHASEWQPTWQKYIY
- a CDS encoding menaquinone biosynthesis decarboxylase — translated: MAFSDLQGFIAQLEREGELVRVSEPVSRHLEITEIADRLVKKDGPAVLFENVTGSDFPLVIGLMGTRRRMAMALRAASLDAVADRVRSLLDVKLGGGLMGMAANLPKLKELASLPPRRVARAPVQQVVWRGDEVDLSRLPILHCWPQDGGPFVTLPLVITRDPISGDYNMGMYRMQVMSKNTTGMHWQRHKTGARHLESAARLGQKLEVAVALGGDPALIYAATAPLPPVPGLSEYALTGYLRGERQPVVRGVTVDLEVPANAEFILEGYVDPQEEWVDEGPFGDHTGFYTPVDKYPVFHVTAITMRRDPVYPATIVGRPPMEDAYLIEASERLFLAAAQLILPEIVDYAMPPAGVAHNLVFVSIKKTYPGQAYKVANGLFGLGQMMFAKVIVVVDEDVPVSDFERVWREVSEKALPGRDTLTSRGPIDVLDHSSRQWSYGGKLIIDATTKHLEEGPRAGAAEFIPAPQSDLPALEGVVAQRQTSAGYWFVSVNKTRAGQGRELGEALARHPAAAGMRHILLVDEQTDVNDDQDVWWTILNNVDPERDVRVLEGRLVWDGTPKRADEGFERVWPDKIVMTDEVKRRVDAMWHVWRLPAL
- a CDS encoding GNAT family N-acetyltransferase; this translates as MLALPLLKSHSRPGLELRPLEEHDAAPLALLIERNREHLRTWLGWLDGEWNPERLRMQIRAGRRRSLEGHGLELAIWFEQRLIGRISFNEIHAHHRRASVGYWVDRDAEGRGLVTAACRLLVHYGFTELQLERIEIRCAAGNLRSQGVPKRLGFQLEGVLRHNERLYDRYVDHVVFSMRREEWAQAPGTLRP